A window from Populus trichocarpa isolate Nisqually-1 chromosome 3, P.trichocarpa_v4.1, whole genome shotgun sequence encodes these proteins:
- the LOC18097234 gene encoding serine/arginine-rich SC35-like splicing factor SCL33 isoform X1 — MRGRSYSPSPPRGYSRRGRSPSPRGRYGGRSRDLPTSLLVRNLRHDCRPEDLRRPFEQFGALKDIYLPRDYYTGEPRGFGFVQYADPHDAAEAKHHMDGRVFLGRELTVVFAEENRKKPVDMRARERTATRGRVGDRRRSPPRYSRSPRHSRSPPPRHATSRSHSRDYYSPPKRRHPSRSVSPRERRYSQERSYSRSRSHSQTPNRGQIRSPVRSRSSSPRKSRSRSPIHDEYPKEVNGDKSPSP; from the exons ATGAGAGGAAGGAGTTATAGTCCATCACCTCCAAGGGGCTATAGTAGAAGGGGACGGAGTCCTAGTCCTCGGGGACGTTATGGTGGACGTAGTAGGGATCTTCCTACTAGCCTTCTAGTTCGCAACCTCCGTCATGATTGCAG GCCAGAAGACCTTCGCAGGCCATTTGAACAGTTTGGTGCTCTTAAGGACATCTACTTGCCTAGAGACTATTATACTGG GGAACCCCGTGGTTTTGGTTTTGTCCAATATGCAGATCCTCATGATGCTGCAGAGGCAAAACATCATATGGATGGTCGAGTCTTTCTTGGCCGGGAGTTGACTGTTGTATTTGCCGAGGAGAATAGGAAGAAGCCAGTTGATATGAGAGCAAGGGAGCGCACAGCCACAAG GGGTCGAGTTGGTGATAGAAGAAGATCACCTCCTCGTTATTCTCGGTCACCACGCCATTCTCGTTCTCCACCGCCACGCCATGCAACATCCCGGTCTCACAGTCGTGATTATTATTCCCCTCCAAAAAGAAGGCATCCCTCAAG ATCTGTTTCACCCCGAGAGAGGAGGTACAGTCAAGAGAGGTCATATTCACGATCAAGGAGCCACAGCCAAACTCCAAATAGGGGTCAGATCCGGAGCCCAGTTAGGAGCCGAAGCAGTAGCCCAAGAAAAAGCAGAAGCCGTAGCCCAATTCATGATGAATATCCTAAAGAAGTAAATGGAGACAAGTCTCCTAGTCCATAA
- the LOC18097234 gene encoding serine/arginine-rich SC35-like splicing factor SCL30A isoform X2: MQLDIHVAESGNLSKTKLIMMQPEDLRRPFEQFGALKDIYLPRDYYTGEPRGFGFVQYADPHDAAEAKHHMDGRVFLGRELTVVFAEENRKKPVDMRARERTATRGRVGDRRRSPPRYSRSPRHSRSPPPRHATSRSHSRDYYSPPKRRHPSRSVSPRERRYSQERSYSRSRSHSQTPNRGQIRSPVRSRSSSPRKSRSRSPIHDEYPKEVNGDKSPSP; encoded by the exons ATGCAACTGGACATTCATGTTGCTGAGAGTGGGAACCTATCCAAAACTAAACTTATAATGATGCA GCCAGAAGACCTTCGCAGGCCATTTGAACAGTTTGGTGCTCTTAAGGACATCTACTTGCCTAGAGACTATTATACTGG GGAACCCCGTGGTTTTGGTTTTGTCCAATATGCAGATCCTCATGATGCTGCAGAGGCAAAACATCATATGGATGGTCGAGTCTTTCTTGGCCGGGAGTTGACTGTTGTATTTGCCGAGGAGAATAGGAAGAAGCCAGTTGATATGAGAGCAAGGGAGCGCACAGCCACAAG GGGTCGAGTTGGTGATAGAAGAAGATCACCTCCTCGTTATTCTCGGTCACCACGCCATTCTCGTTCTCCACCGCCACGCCATGCAACATCCCGGTCTCACAGTCGTGATTATTATTCCCCTCCAAAAAGAAGGCATCCCTCAAG ATCTGTTTCACCCCGAGAGAGGAGGTACAGTCAAGAGAGGTCATATTCACGATCAAGGAGCCACAGCCAAACTCCAAATAGGGGTCAGATCCGGAGCCCAGTTAGGAGCCGAAGCAGTAGCCCAAGAAAAAGCAGAAGCCGTAGCCCAATTCATGATGAATATCCTAAAGAAGTAAATGGAGACAAGTCTCCTAGTCCATAA